The genomic DNA CTCTAATAACGGCGTTGCAATCGGCGCTAACCCCCGTTGCTTAAAATGGGCTTGGATCACCGCGATCAAGTGTTGCTTAGTACGGGCTCGCCGACCAAATTCATCACGAGTTCCTAATGGTAATAAGTGTTTCAACATAATTTACGCCTCCTAAAACGTCGTTATTTTTTAAAGCTAACCAAATCAATTCATACCGTTGTCTATCAAACACATTAACCAAAAACTTACATGCCACCCGGAGCGGCTTACTGTTCCATGATGCTGGCTTATCACAGGAACAAGTTGGAACTAAAAAACGCCCCCTTAGCAATTTGCTAAAAGGACGTTTTCGCGTGGTTCCACCTTATTTCATCCACCGCTCGCACGGTAGACCTCATGTTGATCAAGTCAACTTGGATAACGAAACCAATTCGGCTAAGGCTAATGAGACTGGTTCACCCTAGCAGTTCATAGATGTGTGTTCATTAAGTCTGTCTGCTCGGTTCTCAGCTACCCGAGCTCTCTGGATGAGGAAGACTTAACTACTTGTTCTAATCACAACCGTTTATTAAAATTTGATTAGTTGTTTAATTTAATATTCATTGTAGTCACTAACCTGATAGCTGTCAACCCTTAATTAATTTTTTTATGAGATGATAACCGCGACCAACACTAATAATATCATGCGCATCTGACCCATAGATCATCGGAATACCAAGCTTTTTCGCCCGCTTCAGAATCTGCTCACCCGGATAAAAATCATTACAAAATGGTTTGTAAAGACCTGCTAAATTCAAATCCAACTGCCGGTGCTGTTGCTTTATCAATGCCAGAATCTGATCAACTAATTCAAGGTTGTTCGCATCCAATGGCTCGTTCAAATTAAAGTAGTCCTGGTATTTGCGGACCAAGCTCATATGACCAATTCGCTGAGGAGCGTACGGACCCAAGTCAGTCTGTACTGAAGCTAAGACCGTCTGATAATAGTGCTCAAAGACCTGTTGTGGCGTTGACAACCATTGACCAAAGCCAGCTGAAAAATCATCGGTCGACATATCTACTGGCCAAAAATGGTCATGCCGACCACGCATAAAGTGCACCGATAAAATACTTTCCTGCGTCTGTGGGCCGTAAGTATTCAGAAAATCGCGCGTCCAAGCGACGTGATCAGGCAAAAAGTCAACCTCAAAGCCGACTGAAATCTCGATTTGCCCAGCATGTTTGACTTTCAGTTCGTTGGCTAATGCCAAATAATCGTCAACTTGATCCAACCGCAATGACGCCTCGGTATAACCGGCCAGCGTACCTTCATACTGGTTACGAAATGCTGGTGGCAACGGTGCATGCTCCGTAATGCAGTAACGTTGCATGCCTAACTGTATCGCCCGTTGCACCATCTTATCCGTTGCTTCACCGCTTCCATGCGGACATAATTCCGTGTGAGTATGCCCATCCATTAACATATCCTCATCACCCTCTCATAAATTATGCTTATTCAACCATACTTTTATAATTTAAGCAAACATCGGCGATGATGTTCAGGCCGATCCGGTCACATGTTCAAACACCGCTATCCTGTTGTGCCAGTCATCACTAATCATGATTAAAACGTGCCAATTAGTTAAGTTCAAAAACGGCCAGGTTAGGCCCGCTGGGAACAGGTGCGAGTTGGCGTAGGCTTACTGAGTTAGTCGACTTCCAGGCATTTCTACCAATTGCTGGAACGCGATGGACACAGATTTAAGCCGAAGTTCACGTCTTAAATACTGGTCTTCCACGCCTTAATGTCATATTAGTGAAACGTGTTCAGGTCAGACTGATAATACTATTGTGATAGTGTAACGATGCCTAAGTCGCCATGC from Lactiplantibacillus paraplantarum includes the following:
- the hisJ gene encoding histidinol-phosphatase HisJ — encoded protein: MLMDGHTHTELCPHGSGEATDKMVQRAIQLGMQRYCITEHAPLPPAFRNQYEGTLAGYTEASLRLDQVDDYLALANELKVKHAGQIEISVGFEVDFLPDHVAWTRDFLNTYGPQTQESILSVHFMRGRHDHFWPVDMSTDDFSAGFGQWLSTPQQVFEHYYQTVLASVQTDLGPYAPQRIGHMSLVRKYQDYFNLNEPLDANNLELVDQILALIKQQHRQLDLNLAGLYKPFCNDFYPGEQILKRAKKLGIPMIYGSDAHDIISVGRGYHLIKKLIKG